The sequence aATATAAGGTTCATTGTATATGGAAACTCATCTACATAATGAAGTGTATTCAACATATGTTGTACTTTCAAAGGCTTGTGTGGAGCTTATTATTGAATGTGAAGGGTAAAtccattcatttatgtttatctcaattaaaatattgtgtgtaatCATAAAATAGGTGAACATTTCTGGCAATACAAATTAAGTTATATTCATTGCACGTAAAGGCCTTCAGACAAAGGCCTCTTATCCTGTCTTTAGAGGAGTTTGGGATTGTTTATTTCAGCAGGTGATGAAACAGGCGAAGGGATGTTACCACAGAATAAACCTGGTCCCTGCTCTGTGAACAGGCCGTGTCAGGTGAGGATTGAGGTGCTGCTGAACAACTCCAGAGTGCAGTAAACAGCTCTGCACAACTCTCCTGCTCCATCATTAACtgtcattaattattaacaggcactgtggtgctgtgggCCTAATTGTGACCCCTTGTTTGATTTCCTGTTTGTCTATGGAGGTGTGCTGTAGTGTTTTGGGCTGGATGTCACAGGCCTCAGTCAGGAGAGGCTGCCAAGCTTTGAACTCTGAGTCGGTCAGATTTGAGTGTGTCAACTGtttgaatgaacagaaaaatcTCACCCAGCATCTGTATCATAATCCAACTCCAATAATTTTAGAGAAAATGCACAGTTAACAAATACTAACTTTTTTCTCTAACTTTCTCCTGGCTGAGAAATCTCTCCTCTAATTCAGgtaattaacataaaaaaattaacaaaattaacatattttatgggGAAACATAgagcaaatgtatttattctctCTACACATTCAAGAAAAAGATCTTTAACAGCAGCTCTGTACCCCAGCCCGACTTTCTCTGATTTTTGCCTGCTTCCTCAGTATAGTCCCAGGCTTTGGCCTTCTCACCACATAGGGCCATCTTCATTAGagctgatttatgatttatatgCAAATGGAGTGGAatgtgtttgagatgttgaaaacatttcaaagagaGAATTCCATTGATGATCTGAAAATACACATCTGAAAATTCATATGCTTGTACTTATGTAGCAATATGTGGGAGGATGAAAGATATGTTTGCAGTGAATCAGAAGCTAAAATGCCTGACTGGGATAGAAACTTCTGTGACAGACATTAGGGATAATGAGTGTTTAGTGCTGATTGACAGTCTGAGACAGAGATACTCCATACTAATTGAAGGTCTCAATCCTCTTGTTTTGAGCAAACATAAATCCTGTTCAACTTTGTTTCATACAAGGCGCTCTGATGTGTCTGCAGTCCTACTGTATCAAAGCATTGCAAGTTCCCCTATCCAGAGAGGGTATAAACAGGTGCTGGAGGTCAGTGGTACACCAAGGCATCGACACCCAGCATCCCAGATGGGTCCTGTATATAGAACCACAAGTACAGAGGGCAAAGTGATGCATGAGATTCCCTTTTGTGAATTCCatgttttcaaataatttttctaACTTACGACATCAGGTACTAAATTTTCCCTGTAAGAAGCCAGAAAATTTGATAGATGACTTGGGGATTGGATTTTAAGAATCAAACTAATCAGAATCACctgaatttcaaacaaaatagaATCACCTGAATGAGTTGTTGGCTACTGCAATCTGTCaacatttggggaaaaaaaaactgtctacAGACAGCACAGGATTTACAATGGATTTACAATGACTGCTGCCCTCCTTAAATGTGTCATCTAGCAGACTTCCTTGTATTCCAAAGCTGATATGCTGCCACTACTGCATGCCACCTATTAGTTCTAAATATGACTACACCCCCGAAACGGAGGGCCGCTGCCACTTTAGACAACCCAAGTAGATTGAAAGTATTAAGCCTTCACTAGATTAGCCCACATTCAAAAACAGTAGAGAGTGTGTCCAGGCATCTAAAGAAGCTGTTTATATGCCTCTTGATTAAGGTATGAGACAAAAGTGGTATTGTttgctcctgagtggctcagtggttaaggtagTCAGCTTGAGTAAAAGCTGAGCTATATGGCCTAGCTATATGGTTCATTCCTAGCCGTGTCAACATCTGACGATAATATACCGGTAACTTATGGTGACAGAATTCTGTGATTTGGTGGTATGATGTCAGCtgagtagtgcctatcctccaatgagagcCCACTATGCTGTAATGTGCCGTGTAAGTGGCCGCATGACAAACAGCAGTTGGCTGaggattacattcatttcacatcagcTCTCTTGGGAGAGTGCAGAAGTggtcacagtgagacaagcctaccTTTCTATATCATTGGCGATTCCAGCATTAAGGTCATAAAGGGCATACAGTTTCGaaaagcatacaaaaataataatgtttgtCTGAACCACTACATGCTTCATCCCAATAAACCCTTAACAGAAAACAGTCTCTAAATTTCTGAGATGTTCAGAGACTGCATATAACCAATGTAAAGCCAGTTTcccaacattttttaaataaatgttgaaacCTCTATtcttttatgtattatttatttttcatgaagaaTTTGATAGGACTTGTGTAATGAATCATCTTTTAAGTGTAAGGAAACCTAAACTAGCAGTCTGCTatgaatgtggggaaaaaatgttccaTCTGAAAGTGAACGCACCCACAGTGTACACTGTAAGCTGTGCATGGCATCagaatgtttctgctgtaatgACTTAAAAACAATGTTCACAAAATGTTTAAGCTGATTGGATGATGGAGACATACCCTGGAAACTGAAGATGGCAGTGAATATGTGACAAGAAAGATCATTCTGGAATGTTTTGAAAATCTCTAGTTTTTCTAAAACTGAGCTTGTGATTAGACCGTTTATTCCTATGTGGTCAAGGCATGTCTTAGATCTTTTTGAAAGTACTTATATATATGCTCATCATACTCATTAATGGACTATTCAGTATAGCACTTCTGGCTGGGTAGAAATAGCACAGTCATTTGGCGCCAAAACAGGATTTCCACTTGTCAAACCAATAAACCCATACATGAGAACTTGATTACTTTATTGGAGTCATGTGATGAGACCTGAAGGAGTGTGCTGCACTTTTAACAGTAGGTGGCAGCACTGATCTTCGTAATCATCAGATGACGATCATCAGCTCTCAGTATTTTCTGACATCATCACTCATCACTTTCTACAGGTAAATGGGTCAGTTGTTTGAAGATATTAATCTGCATAAAAATTGGTTTCAATGTACAAAACTCTATGAGTTAGTAGAAgacatgttaaataaatttaaaaaaaaaattaaaatgatctcaCTTAAAATTTAGATACAGCATTCCACTGCAAATCTATCCAATGTTCTTTAAATTCTTtcctgaaatatgtttttcatctTAACATGTGAGTGTAATGTAGTCCTTCAAATTTTGTGTAacattaaagtgtaaaatgcaaCAAAGAATCAGTAAAAAGTTCCTGCCTGCCAGCTCCACTAGATTTTTTAAGACCATCTGCTCATTTATACATTTCCATTAATGGTCTCCAATAGTCTGctatattgtttaaaatgttgtagCTATGCAGTGTCTGAGAACAGTTCATTCCAACGCTCTGTAATTTTTCCATAATATagtaaatgttttgtaatgcatttttttgtagcaacaaaatcaaaatgaattaattcatgttttatCTGTGTTGGGGTTGTATATAGTAAATCTCATACTGAAGATGACAGTGGAAGTACTACAACACTTGTAGGACAGTGTGAGTGATGTCATGAGAACCTTTAGCAAGACATTTCCACCTGGCTATTAGGCCCAGCGCTTCACCGATATGGTAATGCTACTGGATTGTGAAATGGGAGACCAAGGCTCAGTTCTCAGCTACAGTAATTAGCCTGATAGTCTCCCCCAGAAACAGGACTCACCATAGTAAAGAAattatacagtaaaaataaatcatcataAAAACAAGGATATATCCAAGGTGTCCaccatttattttgttctcaGACATTACATTAGCACACAATGTCCTTGTCatctttttgaacaaaaaaagcGATTAGATTttacagttaacattttaaaatgtggtttgGTGTCCAATTGCAACAGTCTTGACTTTTCCAGGCTTGCATCTGAAGTAGCTGAGGAAGAGGGGTCGCAAAGCATCATCCCTCAGGCCGTAAATCAGGGGACTCAGGCATCGGGGAAGGATGATGAGGgtgaaaaagttcaaaaagcGCAGGTGCAtgaacagagcagcaccagCCGTGGCCATTATACGCTCAAGGAGGCCGTACAGAAAGGAGGTGAGACACAGTCCCAGCTGAATCAAGTGGAGGAGCACAGTGTTACGGGCCTTCTTAGCTGAATCCTTGTTTGTGGAGACGGATCTGGCTGCTACCATAATGCCAATGTATGTGTAGATCAGAATTAAAGCCACaatcacaaagaaaaaaccATTGAAGCCCTGATACATGTCAATCTGCCACTGAGCAATACACATCCTCTCCCGTGTGCAAAATATGGGTGTAGTGAAAGAGTGGGGATCTGCCACAGTGGTGTAGAACATGTCAATCACAAAGTTGAGGGAGCCGAGAAACCAGACTGCTCCAATGGCAATGGCTGTCCTACTCTGCGTGGCGATCTCTGCATGCCGGAGGGGGAAGCAGATAGCCACGTAACgctccagtgacatcacagccagatTCAGTGGGGTGTTGTTCAAAGTCACAGTAGTCATCAACATCACCAGTGCACAGAGGGCCTTAACCAGGTGCAGGTATGCCAGGGCGAATGAGTACAACACTGTGCTGCCCATCAGGTTGAGAGAATCGTTGAAGAGCATATTAGCAAAGAGGATGTAGCGGGATGTCTCCCTGAAGATGGGCTTGCTTCTCAAAGTGAAGAACATAAGGCTGTTCACATAGACAGAAAGCAGGGATGTGGACAGGGCCACAATCACTTTTATCAGAAGTGCCTCATTCAGCTCCCAACGGAAGGCTTGCTGGTGAACAAATGTAATCTCTTCAGAGGAAACATTGACCTCCATAGATGACTGCTGTCAAAATTAAGTAGAAAGAATCACTTTCACTTACCCAAGTAAAACACACAATGTTCAGCTCCATTTCAATGTACACAAGTATATTTCACAATGATATCAGTTCTGCAAATGTgtaagatacactatatggacaaaagtattcggacgcctgaaCATTTCATTGTACtgacattatattcaaatacatattgtaAGGTTTGAGAGACCCTATGCAGGGTCGCCTCCATtatcccacagacacagaggtgctgACACCCTAGATGccaacacagtcacacaggcacacacacacacacacacacacacacacacacatgcacacacaaggaCTGCCATAGATTGTTACCTGGCTAAGCCTCTGGTTGAGGGCGACGGGTCAGACCCCTTGTGGACCAGCAGGAGGCAGGTAACAGAGGTGATGGTCAGAGATAAGAATGCCAGACACAAGATTGTAGCTGgaatatacatttctgtttcccgCCTCTGAGGACAAAGAACTCAGAGAAGGTACATAAAGTGGCTCAATGTATCAATCAGTGTTCAATTACTCTGTGAACCGAAagagactgtttttctgtgacacTTTGCCGATCATTGTAAAACTTTCTCGTTGCAACTGCTCGAACGCCAATAAAACCGTACCGTCTTCCAAACTACATTGGACCCGCGCTTCTTCAATTCTTacaatatactttaatatggagttggtcccccttttgcagctataacagcttccactcttcttggaaggctttccacaagattttggagtgtttctgtgggaatttgtgcccattcattctgtagagcatttatgaggtcaggcactgatgttggacgagaaggcctggctcacaatctctgttccagttcatcccaaaggtgctggatggggttgaggtcagggctctgtgtgggccagtcaagttcttccacaccgaacttATCAAatcatgtctttatagtccttgctttgtgcactggggctcagtcatgttggaatagaaaagggccttccccaagctgttgccacaaagttggaagcatagcattgtccaaaatgtcttggtatgctgaagcattaagattgcccttcactggagataaggggcctagcccaaaccctgaaaaaacaggtgtggccaaatacctttgtccatatagtgtatatcaaTGGTTATTAAGGTTGGATGTActtacaatgtaattatacttgaaatggaaaaacagatcTTTGTGAGAAGTAAAATTGCTCTTACCTTTTCCTGGAAGTAACTTCAATTTCCTTGAGCTGCTGTCTCAGTATGAGCCACGGCATGTGCTGGTGACCGCTGTGATTTATATCAACAGAGGAGATGACTATGACATCATGCACTCATCAGTTGGGTGTACAGAATGGCAAACCTCTGGGCTGGAACTcaataggtgtgtgtgtgtgtgtgtccatattgGCCTGTGTGCACTtagcaggaggagaggatgggtgatgttttattttataaaatgcatacattcagAGAATCATGGCTCAGGCCTTTTACTGGAGACATTTATGTGAAGACTGAAGGCTGAGTTGATCTGCACCTACAGGGAAAATGGTTGTGGTCCATACATTCCTTGTTGTGGTTGCCAAGACAGCAAGAAAGAACAGAGTGTATTTAGTCAGAGGATAAATGGGGTCATGGGGGCAGTGACTGCTGGTTGTTGGAAAAGACATTCTGATGTAAAAGTGGATCTTACTGAATAGACAAATTGATACAGTGTGTGGTTTTtcattgtattaatttttgACTTGATATATTCTGAAACACTTTATTTGCTCACATAAGCCATAAagccatatgattttttttagatcagAGATAGTGTTGTAATAACCTGACTTCAGGTGGAATCATCAGATGTGTCATGATAGATAGCAGGCCTTAAGAACCTGGTGTAGAATGAATTACTGCCTACATTTTCCTATGATGCACCAGCATTGAACTGTATATGTTCAgtagaggaaaagggagaggaacTGTATCTCCATCACAATGTGCCAGTTAAATCTGTGTCCTATCAGGCAAAACATATAGACCACAGATCAGATACATTTAATACCAGAGTGAAACAGAAGGGGGCCCAGCAGGTTGCCAGTGGATGGGAGTGTTCTCCTCCGTGCCCCACCTTGCAGGTGAATCTCTGTGTCCAAAGATAAACATGATACACTTGTACAACGGAAAGATGAAGGTTTGAGAGTTAAAAATTGGAAAACAGTTCTAATGCTTCTGCCTGGCCCTGGTGACCTTTTGAAAGCTAAATGTAGTAGCCCATACTCTGTGACCAAGAAAGCTGGTGAGGTAAATTACATGATCAGTACTCCTAGCTTACGCAAGGCTTAGAGGTCATGCTATATAAACATTCTGAAGGCTTATCAGGAGCGTGAAGGTGTGTCCTCTTGGTCTGGTTGCCCTAGCCCTCTCCACCTGTGATGGCCAGGTCATCAGAGGATTCCACCTGTCTGTTCATTCATGTGCTTTGTGAGGTCAGGCTTTCTAATGGTGATGTTCTCAATGATTTGACAGCCATTCTGGGCCATTTGTCTGTGCAACAAAAAGAGGACGTTAGACACCTTGttatctagtgactgatgtgtggtagtATGCTTGGCTTCTGTTACCTAGTCAGGTTACACAAGgtaacttgtggtaggacttgaatgatgttatgctcacactcactggtctgtgagtgttgttagcctggtctgtcactgttgctcatttaacttcaatggatacacttatgttctattgggctggaagttgttctggatacaTGTAAaggcatataatgtaatgaaatgtaaatgggCAAAGCTTGGTAGCCTATTTTAGAACATGCTCTGTGGGCGGGCGACACCACTCATTGCACATAAATGCCCACGAGCATAACTTGGAGGACAACTGGGCTAGATCCTCACAGCAAAAATTCCTAAAGTGAAGGCTAAATTTTCCTgagtcacaaacacagcatattTTGCGATGTCAACTGTATTAAAACAGTATACACATCTGacttaatgtaacataattacATATAGATAAAATATAAGACATAGGATTCTAGTGCATTTATTTTAGTGTGAACCCTCCGACCAGCAGGAACTCAGAATGTACAGAAAAGGGTTATTTGATAAACTAAGGGGCCTGTGATTTAACAGGCTATcgggaaaaaaagctttgctaCATATTTAATGCTACCATTAAGTCATATTGGATTTAGTGGTATGGTTGTGCTGCATTAATCATGTAACCATATGCTTATTTGGCAATTTTAACATTGAGACAAGTTATACTGTTTTTGTAATACTATTttacagcaatttacagcatttttgcAGCTTGTGATGGTTATTGTCACAACTCTGAGAGGTTGTCATTATCTTAGGAAAGTCCATTAAAGTCTGATGTTTTAGATCATGCCAAGGACATGACCagcacatttacaaaatgtgtcagataaggaaaataatatttctgtCAGCTGTTCTTGCTTTGGGTGTCTGCAaactataaaatgtaatgaaatgtagtgtaatattctggcaacagaaatgaaatgtagcAGTGCATTCTGACAGCAGAAATGTCATGTAGTTTAGTACTCTGGCAGCagtaatgaaaattaaatttcaatttttggGGGTATTATTCATGcaatattcattttccatttccctgGATGACAGCACATTTCATATGATGCAAATCAGCCATACAAATCAGAGTACTTTGAGgaaatcttttatttattattattttcaatgtaaaatcacagcagGTTTGATATTGCTGTATCTGCATCTGAAGTagctgaggaagaggggccGGAAAATATCATCCCTCAGGCCGTAAATCAGGGGACTCAGGCATCGGGGAAGGATGataagcacaaaaaaaaagcaggataCGAATATTCAAGTACAGGGTCAAATCAATTGTGGACAACATACGTTCAAAGACACCATACAGAAAAGAGGTGAGACACAGTCCCAGCTGAATCAGGTGGAGGAGCACAGTGTTACGGGCCTTCTTAGCTGAATCCTTGTCTGTGGAGACAGACTTGGCTGCTACTATAATGGCGACATATGTGTAGATGATGATTACAGCCACAGTCACGAAGTAAAAACCGTTGAGTCCGTGAAACAAGTCAAGTTGCCACTTGGCAATGAACAGCCTCTCCCGTGTGCAAAATGTAGGTGCATTGAAAGAATGGGGCTTTGTCACAGTGGTGTAAAACAAGTCAATGACAATATTGAGGGAGGCGAGAAACCAGACTACACCTATAGTGATGtttgtccttttctgtgtgGTGATCTCTGCATGATGCAAAGGGTAGCAGATGGCCACGTAACgttccagtgacatcactgccaggtTCAAGGGGCTGAAGGTGTATGTGGTAATACAGAATAGCATTACCAGTGCACAGACAGCCTTGAACACATAGAGGTATGCCACAGCAAATGAGTATATAACTGTGTTGCTCAACAGAAGGATGGCATCGCTGAAGACTATGTTAGCAAAGAGGATGTAGCGGGACGTCTCCCTGAAGACGGGTTTGCTCCTCAAAGTGAAGAACATTATGCTGTTCACATAGAAAAAGAACAGGGATGTGGACAGCACTATAACCAGTCGAGTGATAAGCAGTCCATCCAGTTGTATATGGTAGAGTTGCTGGTATATAAATGAAGGTTCCTCAACAGAAAAATTGGCTTCATCCATAAATCAGTTCCCTCTGATATCACGTAAAGATCAGTCTAAATATCCGTGGCTCAGATCAGAAGGGAAAACCATGAAgcaacagacaggcagatagacAGACTTTTGAGAGACATAAAACTTGGAAAACCTTGTAAAATCCTGAGCATCAGCATCAAACACAGTAAGTGCTGTTGACCTCACTGCTGTGATTTATATAAATGGAGGagatgacagtgacatcatgcaGTCGTCACTAGGGTGCGTAAAATGACACACCTCTGAGCCAGGCCTGAGCAGGTGTTCATTTGTTATGTATTCATGCATGAGATAAGTGATAATGATTAATAACCCATAATTCCCTATGCATTGTATCCAAAGGAGAAGCTGTGTATATTCTGTtggtgggtggcagtgtagcatagtggttaaggagcatgattcataaccaaaaga comes from Megalops cyprinoides isolate fMegCyp1 chromosome 3, fMegCyp1.pri, whole genome shotgun sequence and encodes:
- the LOC118774625 gene encoding odorant receptor 131-2-like; protein product: MEVNVSSEEITFVHQQAFRWELNEALLIKVIVALSTSLLSVYVNSLMFFTLRSKPIFRETSRYILFANMLFNDSLNLMGSTVLYSFALAYLHLVKALCALVMLMTTVTLNNTPLNLAVMSLERYVAICFPLRHAEIATQSRTAIAIGAVWFLGSLNFVIDMFYTTVADPHSFTTPIFCTRERMCIAQWQIDMYQGFNGFFFVIVALILIYTYIGIMVAARSVSTNKDSAKKARNTVLLHLIQLGLCLTSFLYGLLERIMATAGAALFMHLRFLNFFTLIILPRCLSPLIYGLRDDALRPLFLSYFRCKPGKVKTVAIGHQTTF